The Pseudanabaena sp. ABRG5-3 genome includes the window TAATTCTCTATCTAAAAATTTGGATAAGTGTGTGATCAAAAATTGCAAGCACAACCCTTTCCCATCATGCTAAGGAAGGATATCCAGCACAAAGCGTCGCCTATCCTATGCAAAACTTGCGTTAGCAAATGATGGCTATTTGAATTTGATGAACTTATGAATTTATTTAATGAGCTTTAAATACAAAGTTAGCCACTGAGCGATCGCCTATGAAACCTTAACCCGCAGAGGCTCAGTGATTTGTGTGAAGTAAAGACCAAAACCGCCAATCAATTCACAGCTAAAATCTGTTCTTCAGATTTAGCAAGCCCTTGCCAAGAACTGCAAGCTTGCTGAAAGTCATGACGAGGATCATCTGATACAGCGCAAGATTCTTTGGGACTGGAACAATCTTTGCACTCAATATTTTGATGACAGTGATTAATGAGGGGGTGAAGTTCATCCAGTAAGATTTGTAGTTGCTGAATGGTTTCTTCGATCGCTCTTGCCTTTTTTGACAAACAATCATGCACTGTTTGACAAGTCGGGGATTTGCTATCTTTAGCAGCTAAGATTTCTCTGATGTCATCCAAGCTCAATCCCATCGATTTGGTATGGGTAATGAAGGATAGGCGATCTACATCTTCTTGACTAAACAAGCGATAGCCAGATTCAGTCCTATGAGGAGGAGGAATTAGCCCAATCCGCTCATAAAAATAAAGTGTCTGAGGATTAAGACCTAATTTGCGAGAGACTTCACCAACTTGCAGCATTGCCATCCTTGTTTTCACATCCAACAATTACAAGCTTAGACCTTATACTATGGTATAAGGTCAAGGGTTTCAGTCAAGTTTCTGGATTGTAAAGATTTTTCTGTAAATAAAATTCACATAGAAATTTTTGAAAGCGTTGCGAAGCCGCACTTTCAAAAAGCTATAGTGCAACGCGCTGAAGGCGATCGCTATATCATTGAGATCATGAAGATACTAACCAAGAGGGCGTTATGGTGACGACAACGAAACTCGCTGCAATATCTACACCAGCAAAATATCGCCTTACGGTAGAGCAGTATTACAAAATGGCAGAGGTTGGCATTTTAGGAATAGAGCAGCGTACAGAATTAATCGAAGGAGAAATCATTGAAATGTCGGCAATTGGCACAAAACATGCGATTTGTGTTTCTAATCTTTCGGAATTACTGACTATTCAAACTATCCAAATTGCCCATGTGCGCCAGCAAAATCCTATACATTTAAGCGATCGCTCTGAGCCACAACCTGACATTGCTCTAGTGAAACGCCCCAGTAGTCGCTATGCTGATTGCCACCCCCGACCTGAAGATATTTTTTTATTGATCGAGGTATCCGATTCCACATTGAAATACGATCGCGAGGTTAAACTTCCCCTCTATGTCAAGGCAGGAATTGCTGAAGTATGGATTGTGAATATCGAAGAGCAAGTATTTGAAGTTTATAGATCGCCTAATCAAGATAGATATGAGCAGGTCAAGATTTATGGCAAAGGCGAAGAAGTTTCTATGAGTATGTTTGAGAATATGGCGATCTCAGTTAATCAGATCTTTGAAACTATATAGTAATAAAATGGTTGCTTAGAATATAAACCCCAAAATACAAGTCTAGAAGCTATAGTCAATTTTTTTTGCTTGATTGAAATAAATCTGTTTGCTATCAAGCAGGTTTTGATAAACCGAATCTATTATAGGATTGACTTCTTTTAAACCTAACTGTGCCTTGATATAATTTTTTAGCGTCGCTTCAGATTTAGGTCTACATTTTTTATCAATTGATGTAAGTTTTTGGACTATTATTGTGCACGTGTCTTCTAGAGAAATTCCTTCGTTCCACATCAAAATTGTAATTAAAGAAATATCTTCTTTCCGACTACAAAATATTTTTTGATTTTTTAAATAGCTAATTAATGGGTCAAAGCCAGTGTCTTTGGAAATAATATGAAAAAATGATTCTGGCTCTTTTTGAACTAATCTGCCTAAAATAAAGGTGATATGAAAATCAAGAGCATTCTTGCCACTGCCATTAATTTGAATCCACTCAACTTGATTACCTAGTTCTTGAGATTTTAAAACTAAATCAATGGGGATTTTAGTTTGATTTGTCCCAATAAATATTTTGATAAAAAAAGTCTTTTCTTTAAAACAAGTTAGATCTATATTTTGAACGTTTTCATAGTCTACTAGAATGTAATTATTTTTCATTGATTGAAATTAGCTAAAACGTGATTTAATAACGAATATTTAGCGTAGCAGATAAATGATCGTCATTATCCTAAACAAACAGCGCAAAGTGCCATATCTTCGACATAAATCATAAATTAAGTTGAATTATCGAAAGATTTAGCGATCGCAAGGATTAAGATCTGATGTATACAAACTGATATAGCGAGTTTGAGCTTACCAATGGCAAGTTTGAGCTTGATGTAGCTACTCAGGAATGGAGAAAAGATCATGGCGATCGCATCAATAAATCCTGTAA containing:
- a CDS encoding heavy metal-responsive transcriptional regulator; translated protein: MAMLQVGEVSRKLGLNPQTLYFYERIGLIPPPHRTESGYRLFSQEDVDRLSFITHTKSMGLSLDDIREILAAKDSKSPTCQTVHDCLSKKARAIEETIQQLQILLDELHPLINHCHQNIECKDCSSPKESCAVSDDPRHDFQQACSSWQGLAKSEEQILAVN
- a CDS encoding Uma2 family endonuclease — encoded protein: MVTTTKLAAISTPAKYRLTVEQYYKMAEVGILGIEQRTELIEGEIIEMSAIGTKHAICVSNLSELLTIQTIQIAHVRQQNPIHLSDRSEPQPDIALVKRPSSRYADCHPRPEDIFLLIEVSDSTLKYDREVKLPLYVKAGIAEVWIVNIEEQVFEVYRSPNQDRYEQVKIYGKGEEVSMSMFENMAISVNQIFETI
- a CDS encoding PIN domain-containing protein; the encoded protein is MKNNYILVDYENVQNIDLTCFKEKTFFIKIFIGTNQTKIPIDLVLKSQELGNQVEWIQINGSGKNALDFHITFILGRLVQKEPESFFHIISKDTGFDPLISYLKNQKIFCSRKEDISLITILMWNEGISLEDTCTIIVQKLTSIDKKCRPKSEATLKNYIKAQLGLKEVNPIIDSVYQNLLDSKQIYFNQAKKIDYSF